One genomic segment of Pseudomonas chlororaphis subsp. aurantiaca includes these proteins:
- a CDS encoding cupin domain-containing protein, whose amino-acid sequence MKTLAALTCALAGLTLLTSLGAAAHDPGYGQEKLKILQEHALSNLPGKTALMLTVDYAPGQATVPHMHKGAALAYVLEGEITSRVNDEPAITYKAGESWYEPAGSQHPVSANASASKPARLLVFVLKDAKDEVLTPLKQ is encoded by the coding sequence ATGAAGACCCTTGCTGCCCTGACCTGCGCCCTCGCCGGCCTGACCCTGCTCACCTCCCTGGGCGCCGCCGCCCATGACCCGGGGTACGGCCAGGAGAAACTCAAGATCCTCCAGGAACATGCCCTGAGCAACCTGCCGGGCAAGACCGCGCTGATGCTCACCGTCGACTACGCGCCGGGCCAGGCCACGGTGCCGCACATGCACAAGGGCGCGGCCCTGGCCTATGTGCTCGAAGGCGAGATCACCTCAAGGGTCAACGACGAGCCGGCCATCACCTACAAGGCGGGCGAATCCTGGTACGAACCGGCCGGCTCGCAGCACCCGGTGTCGGCCAACGCCAGCGCCAGCAAACCGGCCAGGCTGCTGGTGTTCGTGCTCAAGGACGCCAAGGATGAGGTGCTGACGCCGTTGAAGCAGTAA
- a CDS encoding NAD-glutamate dehydrogenase, with translation MAFFTAASKADFQHQLQAALAQHISEQALPQVALFAEQFFGIISLDELTQRRLSDLAGCTLSAWRLLERFDHAQPQVRVYNPDYERHGWQSTHTAVEVLHHDLPFLVDSVRTELNRRGYSIHTLQTTVLSVRRGSKNELLEILPKGTQGEGILQESLMYLEIDRCANTAELNVLSKELEQVLGEVRVAVADFEPMKAKVQELIDGIGNSQFEIDADEKGEIKSFLEWLVGNHFTFLGYEEFVVREDQHGGHIEYDQDSFLGLTKLLRAGLTVDDLRIEDYAVNYLREPTPLSFAKAAHPSRVHRPAYPDYVSIRQIDADGNVIKECRFMGLYTSSVYGESVRVIPYIRRKVEIIEQRSGFQAKAHLGKELAQVLEVLPRDDLFQTPVDELFSTVMSIVQIQERNKIRVFLRKDPYGRFCYCLAYVPRDIYSTEVRQKIQQVLMDRLKATDCEFWTFFSESVLARVQLILRVDPKNRIDIDPLLLEKEVVQACRSWQDDYAALTVESFGEAHGTNVLADFPKGFPAGYRERFAAHSAVVDMQHLLSLSEANPLVMSFYQPLTQSISQPLLHCKLYHADTPLALSDVLPILENLGLRVLGEFPYRLRHASGREFWIHDFAFTAAEGLNLDIQQLNDTLQDAFVHIVRGDAENDAFNRLVLTAGLPWRDVALLRAYARYLKQIRLGFDLGYIASTLNNHTDIARELTRLFKTRFYLARKLTGDDLEDKQQRLEHAILTALDDVQVLNEDRILRRYLDLIKATLRTNFYQTDANGHNKSYFSFKFNPHLIPELPKPVPKFEIFVYSPRVEGVHLRFGNVARGGLRWSDREEDFRTEVLGLVKAQQVKNSVIVPVGAKGGFLPRRLPLGGSRDEIAAEGIACYRIFISGLLDITDNLKDGALVPPANVVRHDDDDPYLVVAADKGTATFSDIANGIAIDYGFWLGDAFASGGSAGYDHKKMGITAKGAWVGVQRHFRERGINVQQDSITVVGIGDMAGDVFGNGLLMSDKLQLVAAFNHLHIFIDPNPDPATSFAERQRLFDLPRSAWSDYDTSIMSEGGGIFSRSAKSIAISPQMKERFDIQADKLTPTELLNALLKAPVDLLWNGGIGTYVKASTESHADVGDKANDALRVNGNELRCKVVGEGGNLGMTQLGRVEFGLNGGGSNTDFIDNAGGVDCSDHEVNIKILLNEVVQAGDMTDKQRNQLLASMTDEVGGLVLGNNYKQTQALSLAARRAFARIAEYKRLMSDLEGRGKLDRAIEFLPSEEQLNERVAAGHGLTRPELSVLISYSKIDLKEQLLNSLVPDDDYLTRDMETAFPPTLVSKFAEAMRRHRLKREIVSTQIANDLVNHMGITFVQRLKESTGMSPANVAGAYVIVRDIFHLPHWFRQIEALDHQVSAQVQLELMDELMRLGRRATRWFLRSRRNEQDAARDVAHFGPHLAALGLKLDELLEGPTREGWQTRYTAYVEAGVPELLARMVAGTTHLYTLLPIIEAADVTGHDAADVAKAYFAVGSALDLPWYLQQISDLPVANNWQAQAREAFRDDVDWQQRAITISVLQMADAPEDMEARVALWLEQNQSMVERWRAMLVEIRAASGTDYAMYAVANRELLDLAMSGQSGLVAAA, from the coding sequence ATGGCGTTCTTCACCGCAGCCAGCAAGGCCGACTTCCAGCACCAACTGCAAGCGGCACTGGCGCAGCACATCAGTGAACAGGCACTGCCACAAGTGGCGCTGTTCGCTGAACAATTCTTCGGCATCATTTCTCTGGACGAACTCACCCAGCGTCGGCTGTCCGACCTGGCGGGCTGCACCCTTTCTGCCTGGCGCCTGCTTGAGCGCTTCGACCACGCGCAACCGCAGGTGCGCGTCTACAACCCCGATTACGAACGTCATGGCTGGCAGTCGACCCACACCGCGGTCGAAGTGCTGCACCATGACCTGCCGTTCCTGGTGGACTCGGTCCGCACCGAGCTGAACCGTCGCGGCTACAGCATCCACACCCTGCAGACCACCGTGCTGAGCGTGCGTCGCGGCAGCAAGAACGAGCTGCTGGAAATCCTGCCCAAGGGCACCCAGGGCGAAGGCATCCTGCAAGAATCGCTGATGTATCTGGAGATCGACCGCTGCGCCAACACCGCCGAGCTCAATGTGCTGAGCAAGGAGCTGGAGCAGGTGCTCGGCGAAGTGCGCGTCGCCGTCGCCGATTTCGAGCCGATGAAAGCCAAGGTCCAGGAACTGATCGATGGCATCGGCAACAGCCAGTTCGAGATCGACGCCGATGAAAAGGGCGAGATCAAGAGCTTCCTGGAATGGCTGGTGGGCAACCACTTCACCTTCCTCGGCTACGAAGAGTTCGTGGTGCGCGAGGACCAGCACGGCGGCCATATCGAGTACGACCAGGACTCCTTCCTCGGCCTGACCAAGCTGCTGCGCGCCGGCCTCACCGTCGACGACCTGCGCATCGAAGACTACGCCGTGAACTACCTGCGCGAACCGACGCCGCTGTCGTTCGCCAAGGCCGCTCACCCAAGCCGCGTGCACCGTCCGGCCTACCCGGACTACGTGTCGATCCGCCAGATCGATGCCGACGGCAACGTGATCAAGGAATGCCGCTTCATGGGCCTGTACACCTCGTCGGTGTACGGCGAAAGCGTGCGGGTGATTCCTTATATCCGCCGCAAGGTGGAAATCATCGAGCAGCGCTCCGGCTTCCAGGCCAAGGCGCACCTGGGCAAGGAGCTGGCCCAGGTCCTCGAAGTGCTGCCCCGCGACGACCTGTTCCAGACCCCGGTCGACGAGCTGTTCAGCACCGTGATGTCGATCGTGCAGATCCAGGAACGCAACAAGATCCGCGTATTCCTGCGCAAGGACCCGTACGGTCGTTTCTGCTACTGCCTGGCCTATGTGCCGCGCGACATCTATTCCACCGAAGTGCGGCAGAAGATCCAGCAGGTGCTGATGGATCGCCTGAAGGCCACCGACTGCGAGTTCTGGACCTTCTTCTCCGAGTCCGTGCTGGCGCGTGTGCAACTGATCCTGCGGGTCGACCCGAAGAACCGCATCGACATCGACCCGCTGCTGCTGGAAAAAGAAGTGGTACAGGCCTGCCGCAGCTGGCAGGACGACTACGCCGCACTGACTGTCGAAAGCTTCGGCGAAGCCCACGGCACCAACGTCCTGGCCGACTTCCCGAAAGGCTTCCCGGCCGGCTACCGCGAGCGCTTCGCCGCGCATTCGGCGGTGGTCGACATGCAACACCTGTTGAGCCTGTCCGAGGCCAACCCGCTGGTGATGAGCTTCTACCAGCCGCTGACCCAGTCCATCAGCCAGCCGCTGCTGCACTGCAAGCTGTACCACGCCGATACCCCGCTGGCGCTGTCCGACGTGCTGCCGATCCTGGAAAACCTCGGCCTGCGCGTGCTCGGCGAGTTCCCGTATCGCCTGCGTCACGCCAGCGGCCGTGAGTTCTGGATCCACGACTTCGCCTTCACCGCGGCCGAAGGCCTGAACCTGGATATCCAGCAGCTCAACGACACCCTGCAGGACGCCTTCGTCCATATCGTGCGTGGCGATGCCGAGAACGATGCGTTCAACCGCCTGGTGCTGACCGCCGGTCTGCCATGGCGCGACGTCGCGCTGCTGCGTGCCTACGCCCGTTACCTGAAGCAGATCCGCCTGGGCTTCGACCTGGGCTACATCGCCAGCACCCTGAACAACCACACCGATATCGCCCGCGAGCTGACCCGGTTGTTCAAGACCCGCTTCTACCTGGCGCGCAAGCTCACCGGCGATGACCTGGAAGACAAGCAGCAACGCCTGGAGCACGCGATCCTCACCGCTCTGGACGATGTCCAGGTGCTCAACGAAGACCGCATCCTGCGTCGCTACCTGGACCTGATCAAGGCCACCCTGCGGACCAACTTCTACCAGACCGACGCCAACGGCCATAACAAGTCGTACTTCAGCTTCAAGTTCAACCCGCACCTGATTCCCGAGCTGCCCAAGCCAGTGCCGAAGTTCGAGATCTTCGTCTACTCGCCGCGCGTCGAAGGCGTGCACCTGCGTTTCGGCAACGTCGCTCGCGGTGGCCTGCGCTGGTCCGACCGCGAGGAAGACTTCCGCACCGAAGTCCTCGGCCTGGTAAAAGCCCAGCAAGTGAAGAACTCGGTGATCGTGCCGGTAGGCGCCAAGGGCGGTTTCCTGCCGCGCCGCCTGCCACTGGGCGGCAGCCGGGACGAGATCGCGGCCGAGGGCATCGCCTGCTACCGCATCTTCATCTCCGGCCTGCTGGACATCACCGACAACCTGAAGGACGGCGCCCTGGTGCCGCCGGCCAACGTGGTGCGTCACGACGACGATGACCCGTACCTGGTGGTCGCGGCGGACAAGGGCACCGCGACCTTCTCCGACATCGCCAACGGCATCGCCATCGACTACGGCTTCTGGCTGGGCGACGCGTTCGCTTCCGGCGGTTCCGCCGGCTACGACCACAAGAAGATGGGCATCACCGCCAAGGGCGCGTGGGTCGGCGTGCAGCGCCACTTCCGCGAGCGCGGCATCAACGTCCAGCAAGACAGCATCACCGTGGTGGGCATTGGCGACATGGCCGGCGACGTGTTCGGCAACGGCTTGCTGATGTCCGATAAGCTGCAACTGGTCGCGGCCTTCAACCACCTGCATATCTTCATCGACCCGAATCCGGATCCGGCCACCAGCTTTGCCGAACGCCAGCGCCTGTTCGACCTGCCGCGTTCGGCCTGGAGCGACTACGACACCAGCATCATGTCCGAAGGCGGCGGCATTTTCTCGCGCAGCGCGAAGAGCATCGCCATCTCGCCACAGATGAAAGAACGCTTCGACATCCAGGCCGACAAGCTGACCCCGACCGAGCTGCTCAACGCCTTGCTCAAGGCGCCGGTGGACCTGTTGTGGAACGGCGGTATCGGTACCTACGTCAAGGCCAGCACTGAAAGCCACGCCGATGTCGGCGACAAGGCCAACGATGCGCTGCGGGTCAACGGCAACGAGTTGCGCTGCAAGGTGGTGGGCGAGGGCGGCAACCTCGGCATGACCCAGCTGGGTCGTGTGGAGTTCGGCCTTAATGGCGGCGGTTCCAACACCGACTTCATCGACAACGCCGGTGGCGTGGACTGCTCCGACCACGAAGTGAACATCAAGATCCTGCTCAACGAAGTGGTGCAGGCCGGCGACATGACCGACAAGCAACGCAACCAGTTGCTGGCGAGCATGACCGACGAAGTCGGTGGCCTGGTGCTGGGCAACAACTACAAGCAGACCCAGGCCCTGTCCCTGGCGGCCCGTCGCGCCTTCGCGCGGATCGCCGAGTACAAGCGCCTGATGAGCGACCTGGAAGGCCGTGGCAAGCTGGACCGCGCCATCGAGTTCCTGCCGTCGGAAGAGCAGCTCAACGAGCGCGTCGCCGCTGGCCACGGGCTGACCCGTCCGGAACTGTCGGTGCTGATCTCCTACAGCAAGATCGACCTCAAGGAACAGCTGCTCAACTCCCTGGTACCGGACGACGACTACCTGACCCGCGACATGGAAACCGCGTTCCCGCCGACCCTGGTCAGCAAGTTCGCCGAAGCCATGCGCCGTCACCGCCTCAAGCGCGAAATCGTCAGCACCCAGATCGCCAACGACCTGGTCAACCACATGGGCATCACCTTCGTGCAACGCCTGAAGGAGTCCACTGGCATGAGCCCGGCCAATGTGGCGGGCGCCTATGTGATCGTGCGTGACATCTTCCATCTCCCGCACTGGTTCCGCCAGATCGAAGCCCTGGACCACCAGGTCTCGGCCCAGGTGCAGTTGGAGCTGATGGACGAGCTGATGCGCCTTGGCCGTCGCGCCACCCGCTGGTTCCTGCGCAGCCGTCGCAACGAGCAGGATGCCGCGCGGGACGTCGCGCACTTCGGTCCGCACCTGGCGGCGCTGGGCCTCAAGCTCGACGAACTGCTGGAAGGCCCGACCCGCGAAGGCTGGCAGACCCGCTACACCGCCTACGTCGAAGCCGGCGTGCCCGAGCTGTTGGCGCGCATGGTGGCAGGTACCACCCACCTGTACACCCTGTTGCCGATCATCGAGGCCGCGGATGTCACCGGGCACGACGCCGCCGATGTGGCCAAGGCCTACTTCGCCGTGGGCAGCGCCCTGGACCTGCCGTGGTACCTGCAGCAGATCAGCGATCTGCCGGTAGCCAACAACTGGCAGGCCCAGGCACGCGAAGCCTTCCGCGACGACGTGGACTGGCAGCAACGGGCGATCACCATCTCGGTCCTGCAAATGGCCGACGCGCCGGAAGACATGGAAGCCCGCGTGGCCCTGTGGCTGGAGCAGAACCAGAGCATGGTCGAGCGCTGGCGCGCGATGCTGGTGGAAATCCGTGCCGCCAGCGGCACCGACTACGCGATGTACGCGGTGGCCAACCGCGAACTGCTGGACCTGGCCATGAGCGGTCAATCGGGCCTTGTAGCGGCGGCCTGA